From a single Labrenzia sp. PHM005 genomic region:
- a CDS encoding sugar ABC transporter ATP-binding protein yields MIATEPLIELKGVAKSFGSNKVIHHIDFDLQPGEIHALVGENGAGKSTCLGMMYGLHQSDAGSVYLSGKQTIIENPAHAQRLGIGCVFQELSLAGGLSVAENIYAGHAPSRGGIVDWKKLRKSAADLLAEFNLDIDVKMPVDRLPISSRQVVEIAKALSLSSQVILLDEPTSALTPDEVSSLFTILRKLTERGIGIVYVSHHMSEIFEISDRITVLRDGRKISTRKPSETSENEIVTEMIGGQMPTGGEASGSALGEVVLEAKNLSFPGVYEDVSLTLRKGEIVGLAGLMGSRRSVIAKALTGLFSSRSGSLNVKGKDVHFSSLPQAMAAGLGYVPEERKTDGLFLDHSVRDNLIAASLGKHTSNGLFKLASARTATSEAIKRFSVKTKDQDTAIRYLSGGNQQKIMLAKWLETDPDILIIDEPTKGVDVGAKFQIHDELRKRAEDGMAILVVSSDFPELAALTNRIVVVREGKLAGEVRAENATDESILRLAAGVDASSATTFTQDAEAALQ; encoded by the coding sequence ATGATCGCCACAGAACCTCTTATCGAATTGAAGGGCGTTGCCAAGAGTTTTGGCTCCAACAAGGTCATTCATCACATCGATTTCGACCTTCAGCCAGGTGAAATTCACGCGCTTGTAGGTGAAAACGGTGCTGGAAAATCGACTTGCCTCGGCATGATGTATGGCTTGCACCAGTCGGATGCCGGTTCGGTATATTTGTCAGGCAAACAGACCATTATCGAAAATCCCGCGCATGCCCAAAGGCTTGGTATTGGCTGTGTGTTCCAGGAATTAAGCCTTGCGGGCGGCCTGTCGGTCGCTGAGAACATCTATGCAGGCCACGCGCCATCGCGCGGTGGAATTGTGGACTGGAAGAAACTGCGCAAGAGTGCAGCCGATCTTTTGGCCGAATTCAATCTTGATATCGATGTCAAGATGCCGGTGGACCGGCTGCCCATAAGCTCCCGCCAAGTCGTCGAAATCGCCAAGGCCTTATCACTGAGTTCTCAGGTCATTCTGCTGGATGAGCCAACATCCGCTCTGACACCGGATGAAGTGAGTTCGCTCTTTACGATTTTGCGCAAGCTGACCGAGCGCGGTATCGGCATTGTATATGTTAGCCATCATATGTCGGAGATTTTCGAAATCTCGGACCGCATCACGGTGCTGCGGGACGGCCGGAAAATCAGCACGCGCAAACCTTCCGAAACGAGCGAAAACGAGATTGTCACGGAAATGATCGGGGGGCAGATGCCGACCGGCGGAGAAGCGTCCGGCTCGGCATTGGGTGAGGTGGTTTTGGAAGCCAAGAACCTTTCGTTTCCAGGTGTTTATGAAGATGTCTCCTTGACCCTGCGAAAGGGAGAAATTGTCGGCCTCGCTGGATTGATGGGCTCCCGCCGCAGCGTTATTGCCAAGGCATTGACTGGCCTGTTTTCTTCCAGAAGCGGATCGCTGAACGTGAAAGGCAAGGACGTTCATTTCTCGTCCCTCCCCCAAGCTATGGCCGCGGGCCTTGGGTACGTTCCGGAAGAACGCAAAACGGATGGTTTGTTTCTCGATCACTCTGTCCGCGACAACTTGATCGCGGCCAGTCTCGGCAAGCACACATCAAACGGTTTATTCAAACTCGCATCTGCGCGAACGGCAACGTCCGAGGCGATCAAGAGGTTCTCGGTAAAAACCAAGGATCAAGACACTGCAATTCGGTACTTGTCCGGCGGCAACCAGCAAAAAATCATGCTGGCTAAGTGGCTGGAAACGGACCCGGATATTTTGATCATCGATGAACCGACGAAGGGCGTTGATGTCGGTGCGAAGTTCCAAATTCATGATGAACTGCGCAAGCGGGCCGAGGACGGTATGGCGATCCTAGTTGTGTCCTCTGACTTTCCCGAACTTGCCGCATTAACCAACCGGATTGTTGTTGTCCGAGAGGGCAAGCTTGCCGGGGAAGTCAGGGCGGAAAACGCCACAGATGAATCAATTCTCAGACTAGCCGCGGGCGTGGATGCCTCTTCGGCAACCACTTTTACCCAAGATGCGGAGGCCGCACTCCAATGA
- a CDS encoding ABC transporter permease, whose product MSLQTLNETASPSLTGRILSACLHTREVTLILMILAIVVVMSFVSPYFLSASNFRAVAVGMTPTAIIVIGMAILLASGGFDLSVGSVMALSSTVVALLLLAGVPIPVAIVLGLVLGAVAGLVNGILITAVGINPLVATLGTMSIARGIALVLTEGFSVSSLPAAFGYAGKASVFGIPLLVVLTLSLIVLFDLAVRHTRFFRQIYFIGANEKAAMLSGIAVNRVRIIAYVLTGILAALAGVLLASRLMSGTPTAGNALELQVLAAAVIGGASLRGGEGTILGAFLGVVFVALINNAMTMLAVSIYWQMIVIGAVLVCAVALDMLVRRKVT is encoded by the coding sequence ATGAGCCTACAAACTTTAAATGAAACTGCCAGTCCTTCGCTGACCGGCCGTATCCTCTCAGCGTGTCTTCACACCCGTGAAGTGACATTGATCCTAATGATCCTGGCGATCGTCGTCGTGATGTCCTTTGTGTCGCCGTACTTCCTGAGCGCCAGTAATTTCCGCGCTGTCGCGGTTGGGATGACGCCGACTGCAATCATTGTGATCGGTATGGCCATCTTGCTGGCGTCCGGCGGCTTCGACTTGTCGGTGGGCTCGGTAATGGCCTTGTCGAGTACAGTTGTTGCTTTACTTCTGCTGGCCGGTGTTCCAATTCCAGTTGCCATTGTTCTCGGACTGGTCCTCGGGGCGGTTGCGGGGCTGGTCAACGGCATCCTGATCACGGCGGTGGGCATCAACCCGCTGGTCGCGACCTTGGGCACCATGTCGATCGCCCGCGGCATTGCGCTTGTCTTGACCGAGGGTTTTTCCGTAAGCAGCCTGCCGGCAGCCTTCGGTTATGCAGGCAAAGCCAGCGTTTTCGGAATTCCGCTGCTGGTTGTTCTGACCTTGTCGCTGATTGTCCTTTTTGACCTGGCAGTCCGGCACACCCGCTTCTTCCGCCAGATCTACTTCATCGGGGCCAATGAGAAGGCCGCTATGCTGTCGGGAATTGCCGTCAACCGGGTGCGCATCATCGCTTATGTCCTGACCGGCATTCTTGCTGCACTGGCCGGCGTACTCCTTGCGTCCCGCTTGATGAGCGGGACACCGACGGCGGGCAACGCGTTGGAGCTGCAGGTATTGGCAGCAGCTGTGATCGGCGGAGCCTCCTTGCGCGGCGGTGAAGGCACGATCCTCGGCGCGTTCCTCGGGGTCGTCTTTGTCGCGTTGATCAACAACGCCATGACCATGCTGGCTGTCTCCATCTACTGGCAGATGATCGTCATTGGCGCCGTGCTCGTCTGCGCCGTCGCCCTCGACATGCTGGTCCGGCGCAAAGTCACCTAA
- a CDS encoding GntR family transcriptional regulator → MTGFKRPKLLAQTVLDHLRNLIVQGDLKLGEAISERQLAERLQVSKTPVREALAQLRSEGLVQIFPQKGAFVFTLGGDEVAKLCDFRLPIEIAAAKLACQRDLHGVRDELAKVVCEMRDALSRGDTRAYLDLDTAFHSVFLNHCGNPYLVDTYKRFAGKIAALRTHLAVKPFHTKLSMQEHEEILESLDGGSITQTINILSHHIDRTRVTYSVGVHDIAAADFVDVGKAS, encoded by the coding sequence ATGACTGGTTTCAAAAGGCCGAAATTGCTTGCGCAAACGGTGCTGGACCACCTACGCAATTTGATCGTGCAAGGGGATCTTAAGCTCGGAGAGGCGATCTCTGAGCGGCAGCTCGCCGAGCGATTGCAAGTGTCCAAAACGCCGGTACGAGAAGCTCTCGCGCAATTGCGCTCAGAAGGTCTGGTGCAGATCTTTCCGCAAAAAGGTGCTTTTGTTTTCACGCTTGGAGGCGATGAGGTTGCCAAGCTTTGTGATTTCCGGCTTCCCATCGAAATCGCAGCGGCAAAGCTGGCATGTCAGCGCGATCTTCACGGTGTTCGCGATGAACTTGCAAAAGTTGTTTGTGAGATGCGCGACGCGCTTTCACGAGGGGACACGAGAGCTTACCTCGATCTCGATACCGCCTTCCACAGCGTGTTCCTAAATCACTGCGGCAATCCCTATTTGGTTGATACTTATAAGCGGTTTGCCGGAAAAATCGCTGCGTTACGCACGCACCTTGCCGTGAAGCCGTTCCACACAAAGCTGTCGATGCAGGAGCATGAAGAAATCCTGGAATCATTGGACGGCGGCTCGATAACACAAACCATTAACATCCTCAGTCATCACATCGACCGCACCCGCGTGACCTATTCGGTCGGAGTGCATGACATTGCAGCTGCGGATTTTGTTGATGTTGGGAAGGCCAGCTAG